One window of the Rosa rugosa chromosome 3, drRosRugo1.1, whole genome shotgun sequence genome contains the following:
- the LOC133735635 gene encoding protein GLUTAMINE DUMPER 4-like: MHDDDNCNNWRCSAWNNPVLYLAAAFVAVFLFLRLGLSIWIFYEKRRQIMAQQHDHRLSSASQDLESNGTVTSNSTDRVHQTEWELESVNGGGEASDCKEGKVSDDKVLVIMAGDDKPTFLATPM, encoded by the coding sequence ATGCACGACGATGATAACTGTAACAACTGGCGGTGCTCGGCGTGGAACAATCCGGTGCTTTATTTGGCGGCGGCGTTTGTGGCCGTGTTCCTTTTTCTGCGGCTGGGGCTCTCCATCTGGATTTTCTACGAGAAGCGGAGGCAGATAATGGCTCAACAACACGATCACAGATTATCATCAGCTTCACAAGACTTGGAGAGTAATGGGACGGTTACTAGTAATAGTACTGATCGTGTTCATCAGACAGAATGGGAACTGGAGAGTGttaatggtggtggtgaggCCAGCGATTGCAAGGAAGGGAAAGTTTCCGACGATAAGGTTTTGGTGATAATGGCCGGAGATGACAAACCTACCTTCTTGGCCACGCCAATGTGA
- the LOC133735634 gene encoding uncharacterized protein LOC133735634 gives MEAEQQGPTTMEPILGYYTSYFSPREFEIAEIMVGLPDIISELDDRPRIRVPWGHKKKRSALAVQDQRVRNNKSSSSTVLRLRLPSSSSSPNPGSKVPATNVVKVERSSPNTPLSFESDEKPSQLRSKVVVGKRKREEWLEAINGLVKRKELLHKEIQNVKDYKEKLIKFNLVLQSRKQELKKQRLIQKEPQSKIEEPKLNLDMKLGQPTPIQTSIVICAPTIVEQERYHQLSAPHQYQTLDHTAQTRGAVIIENHGYLSSTTQVASTSLPSNSVDATGLRLVSYNPDHGFSSFPNQNRGSAFVTKNLYKAVSAQRRHERYQKNRVKKTSLLGQRQSQEL, from the exons ATGGAAGCAGAGCAGCAAGGACCAACAACAATGGAGCCCATCCTCGGCTACTACACCTCGTACTTCTCACCTCGGGAGTTCGAAATCGCCGAAATCATGGTCGGACTTCCTGACATCATCTCCGAATTAGACGACCGCCCTCGAATTCGGGTCCCGTGGGGCCACAAGAAGAAGAGATCTGCGCTGGCTGTACAAGACCAAAGAGTTCGGAACAACAAGTCTTCGTCCTCGACTGTGCTTCGGCTTCGGTTGCCGTCGTCCTCGTCTTCCCCGAATCCTGGGTCGAAAGTTCCGGCCACTAATGTTGTCAAGGTCGAGAGGTCGAGCCCCAACACGCCGCTGTCGTTTGAATCCGATGAGAAGCCTAGTCAGTTGAGAAGTAAAGTGGTGGTCGGAAAGAGG AAAAGAGAGGAATGGCTGGAGGCGATAAATGGACTAGTGAAGCGCAAAGAATTGCTACATAAA GAGATACAGAATGTGAAGGATTATAAAGAAAAGCTGATTAAATTTAATTTGGTATTGCAGTCAAGGAAGCAAGAG CTGAAAAAGCAAAGATTGATTCAGAAAGAACCTCAATCGAAAATTGAGGAACCAAAGCTGAATCTTGATATGAAATTGGGCCAACCCACGCCCATACAAACATCCATAGTCATTTGTGCCCCTACGATTGTTGAACAAGAGCGTTATCATCAACTAAGTGCTCCTCATCAGTATCAAACCCTGGATCACACCGCTCAAACTCGAGGCGCAGTAATTATTGAGAATCATGGGTATCTATCATCTACTACTCAAGTGGCCTCAACCTCTTTGCCATCTAACAGTGTCGATGCTACTGGATTGAGATTGGTAAGCTACAATCCTGATCAcggcttttcttcttttcctaaCCAGAATCGTGGCTCCGCCTTTGTTACCAAGAATCTCTATAAGGCTGTGTCTGCACAAAGAAGGCATGAGAGATATCAGAAAAATAGGGTTAAAAAAACCTCTCTTTTAGGTCAAAGACAGAGTCAAGAGTTATAG